From the genome of Bombyx mori chromosome 16, ASM3026992v2, one region includes:
- the LOC134200289 gene encoding uncharacterized protein LOC134200289 isoform X2, which yields MYRQIEVDESQRHLQLILWRDKSTQPLKIFQLNTVTYGTASAPFLSTRCLLQLSRDCLENPDVANVIEHDFYVDDLNTGSSSKEKLQSTIKGVVEKLSEACFPLRKFRTNVPEIFDDISVTKQSQDFCKDSTVLGLNWSPETDTLRFLTKLECNLPITKRNILSVSSKLFDPLGLLSATTIIPKTLLQKLWLLKNGWDDPIPDQIKAEWQEFLANLNQLSTLEIPRHVICQAPDNVELHCFTDASQMAYGACLYLKSTDNVGKVTVHLFCAKAKVAPLKPELTIPRLELMGALLGARLLAKVVQSLSCKDIKISRCFLWTDSTIVLGWIHSEPKTLKTFVCNRIEEIRELTSEYEWRHVPTHSNPADLASRGVKPQQLKENNLWWNGAPFLMQPEGEWPGHHIVPTTLPETKVSLSLQCDENIEFVLFRTCSKLHKMQRIMAFVMRFIQNCKSKSNKIKGSLTLKELINSFFTLAKLSQRDSFKQDIHSLKTSGCLNRKSRIISLNPFLDTDGVLRVGGRLHKALVPYNQKHPIIIDSKHIFTKLLFKHEHVRLLHCGPLQLLSLIREDFWPIGGRVLATQTTNNCVQCTKMKGKNIQPIMSNLPDPRVNPAAPFETCGTDFAGPFLILNRKGRGARTSKCYLCLFVCFCTKALHLEVVSELSTNAFILCLRRFISRRGKPRTIYCDNGKNYVGANNELKRMLKAANESVTDFGLCEGIEFKFNPAYAPNFGGIWEAGVKAAKFHLKRVAGNNGLTFEELTTLFSQIEAILNSRPLTPMSADPSDITPLTPGHFLIGRPLSSLPAPTTTRISINRYQQLERMRQTFWTRWSREFLCELQQRVKWQKNGERNVKIGDMVVVKDDQLPPMKWILGRIHHMYYGPDGICRVVDIKTSKGIVKRALTKICALPTGDAYELLGTSASKGGEDVHDVQGERGDGGRQREEDAPAA from the coding sequence ATGTACCGACAAATCGAGGTCGATGAGTCGCAGCGCCATCTGCAATTGATTCTCTGGAGGGATAAATCTACTCAGCCACTAAAAATATTTCAACTAAATACGGTAACTTACGGAACAGCCTCAGCTCCTTTTTTGAGTACGAGATGTCTCTTACAACTATCCAGAGATTGTTTAGAAAATCCCGATGTAGCGAACGTTATTGAACATGATTTCTACGTCGACGACTTAAATACTGGGTCAAGTTCCAAAGAGAAACTGCAAAGTACGATAAAAGGAGTAGTAGAGAAGTTGTCTGAAGCTTGTTTCCCGTTGCGTAAGTTTCGCACAAATGTTCCTGAAATCTTTGATGACATTTCAGTTACAAAACAAAGCCAAGACTTTTGTAAGGACTCTACAGTACTGGGACTGAATTGGTCACCTGAAACTGATACGTTGCGTTTTCTTACTAAGCTTGAATGTAATCTTCCAATTACTAAACGGAATATTCTTTCAGTGTCGTCAAAATTATTTGACCCGCTTGGTTTGCTGTCCGCTACGACAATTATTCCGAAAACTTTGCTGCAGAAATTGTGGCTGCTCAAAAATGGATGGGATGATCCTATACCAGATCAAATCAAAGCTGAGTGGCAGGAGTTCTTAGCTAATTTGAATCAGTTGTCCACTCTTGAGATCCCGAGGCACGTCATTTGCCAAGCTCCAGACAATGTAGAATTACACTGTTTTACTGATGCCTCGCAGATGGCCTACGGTGCATGTTTGTATCTTAAATCTACAGACAATGTAGGTAAGGTTACAGTTCACCTTTTTTGTGCCAAGGCTAAAGTGGCTCCACTGAAGCCGGAACTAACTATTCCTCGGCTAGAGTTGATGGGTGCTTTGTTAGGTGCTCGATTGCTGGCTAAGGTGGTACAGTCGTTAAGCTGTAAAGACATTAAAATATCGCGGTGTTTCCTATGGACGGATTCAACAATCGTCTTGGGATGGATTCATTCTGAACCAAAGACGTTGAAAACGTTTGTTTGTAACCGAATAGAGGAAATTCGTGAACTTACCTCTGAATATGAGTGGAGACATGTACCTACTCACAGCAATCCAGCAGACCTTGCCTCTCGAGGTGTAAAGCCGCAACAACTGAAAGAAAACAACCTGTGGTGGAACGGTGCTCCCTTTCTGATGCAGCCAGAGGGCGAATGGCCAGGTCATCACATAGTGCCTACCACACTTCCTGAAACGAAGGTTAGTTTGAGTTTGCAGTGTGATGAAAATATTGAGTTTGTCCTTTTTCGTACATGTTCAAAGCTTCACAAGATGCAAAGAATCATGGCCTTTGTAATGCGCTTTATACAAAACTGTAAATCCAAGAGTAATAAGATAAAGGGTAGTCTGACACTTAaagaattaataaattcattttttacttTGGCTAAGCTTTCTCAAAGGGATTCCTTCAAACAGGATATCCATTCACTGAAAACTTCGGGTTGTCTTAACCGCAAATCGAGAATCATATCACTGAATCCTTTTTTGGATACTGATGGGGTGCTACGTGTTGGAGGTCGTCTTCACAAGGCATTAGTTCcttacaatcaaaaacatcccaTCATTATTGATTCTAAACATATTTTCacgaaattactttttaaacatGAACACGTTCGTCTTTTACATTGTGGGCCCCTGCAATTGTTGTCTTTGATTCGTGAAGATTTTTGGCCTATCGGTGGTCGTGTATTGGCGACTCAGACAACTAATAATTGCGTACAGTGTACCAAAATGAAAGGCAAAAATATACAGCCTATTATGTCTAACTTACCTGATCCTCGTGTCAATCCAGCTGCTCCGTTTGAGACTTGTGGCACCGATTTTGCAGGTCCCTTCCTTATATTGAATCGCAAAGGCCGTGGCGCAAGAACAAGCAAATGCTACTTGTGTCTCTTTGTTTGCTTTTGCACTAAAGCTCTGCACCTAGAGGTCGTGAGTGAACTAAGCACTAATGCATTCATCCTCTGCTTACGTCGGTTCATCTCTAGACGCGGTAAACCACGCACAATATATTGCGACAATGGCAAAAATTATGTTGGGGcgaataatgaattgaaaagaATGCTTAAAGCCGCTAATGAGTCCGTTACTGATTTCGGTTTATGTGAGGGCATAGAGTTTAAATTCAATCCAGCCTACGCTCCCAACTTTGGTGGTATCTGGGAGGCTGGCGTTAAAGCCGCAAAGTTTCATCTAAAACGTGTAGCAGGAAATAACGGTTTGACCTTTGAGGAATTAACAACGTTGTTCTCTCAAATTGAGGCAATATTAAATTCCCGTCCCCTGACACCTATGTCAGCGGACCCCTCTGATATTACACCTTTAACACCTGGGCACTTCCTTATCGGGCGTCCATTATCGTCGTTACCGGCTCCAACTACGACCAGGATATCGATCAACCGATACCAGCAGTTAGAACGTATGAGACAAACGTTCTGGACACGGTGGTCACGTGAGTTCCTGTGTGAGCTTCAGCAGCGTGTAAAATGGCAGAAGAATGGCGAGCGGAACGTAAAAATTGGAGACATGGTAGTCGTCAAGGATGATCAACTTCCACCAATGAAATGGATCCTAGGACGAATTCACCACATGTATTATGGACCTGATGGAATCTGCAGAGTTGTGGATATCAAGACGTCAAAGGGCATCGTCAAAAGAGCGTTAACAAAAATTTGCGCTCTGCCCACAGGAGATGCCTATGAGCTCCTTGGAACCTCAGCTTCCAAGGGGGGGGAGGATGTTCACGACGTTCAGGGCGAGAGAGGGGACGGGGGAAGGCAGCGGGAGGAAGATGCGCCCGCGGCCTAA
- the LOC134200289 gene encoding uncharacterized protein LOC134200289 isoform X1, with translation MPLSESPDRALGDSFNTAKCRFFSLEKKLDKFPILKEKYKAFIHEYERLGHLSPIESPPFGYYLPHHPVTRDQSETTPMRVVFDGSCKTTSGKSFNDIQLVGPVVQDDLFSILSRFRYNAFVVTGDIEKMYRQIEVDESQRHLQLILWRDKSTQPLKIFQLNTVTYGTASAPFLSTRCLLQLSRDCLENPDVANVIEHDFYVDDLNTGSSSKEKLQSTIKGVVEKLSEACFPLRKFRTNVPEIFDDISVTKQSQDFCKDSTVLGLNWSPETDTLRFLTKLECNLPITKRNILSVSSKLFDPLGLLSATTIIPKTLLQKLWLLKNGWDDPIPDQIKAEWQEFLANLNQLSTLEIPRHVICQAPDNVELHCFTDASQMAYGACLYLKSTDNVGKVTVHLFCAKAKVAPLKPELTIPRLELMGALLGARLLAKVVQSLSCKDIKISRCFLWTDSTIVLGWIHSEPKTLKTFVCNRIEEIRELTSEYEWRHVPTHSNPADLASRGVKPQQLKENNLWWNGAPFLMQPEGEWPGHHIVPTTLPETKVSLSLQCDENIEFVLFRTCSKLHKMQRIMAFVMRFIQNCKSKSNKIKGSLTLKELINSFFTLAKLSQRDSFKQDIHSLKTSGCLNRKSRIISLNPFLDTDGVLRVGGRLHKALVPYNQKHPIIIDSKHIFTKLLFKHEHVRLLHCGPLQLLSLIREDFWPIGGRVLATQTTNNCVQCTKMKGKNIQPIMSNLPDPRVNPAAPFETCGTDFAGPFLILNRKGRGARTSKCYLCLFVCFCTKALHLEVVSELSTNAFILCLRRFISRRGKPRTIYCDNGKNYVGANNELKRMLKAANESVTDFGLCEGIEFKFNPAYAPNFGGIWEAGVKAAKFHLKRVAGNNGLTFEELTTLFSQIEAILNSRPLTPMSADPSDITPLTPGHFLIGRPLSSLPAPTTTRISINRYQQLERMRQTFWTRWSREFLCELQQRVKWQKNGERNVKIGDMVVVKDDQLPPMKWILGRIHHMYYGPDGICRVVDIKTSKGIVKRALTKICALPTGDAYELLGTSASKGGEDVHDVQGERGDGGRQREEDAPAA, from the coding sequence ATGCCTTTGAGTGAGTCGCCTGATAGAGCTTTGGGTGATTCTTTCAATACTGCTAAATGTAGATTTTTTAGTTTAGAGAAAAAACTCGACAAGTTTCcgattttgaaagaaaaatataaagcttttattCATGAGTATGAACGGTTGGGCCATTTATCACCAATCGAGAGTCCTCCTTTCGGGTATTATTTACCTCATCACCCTGTGACACGTGATCAAAGCGAAACTACACCTATGCGCGTCGTGTTTGATGGCTCATGTAAAACCACGAGCGGTAAGTCATTCAATGATATACAGCTAGTAGGGCCGGTAGTACAGGACGATTTGTTTTCGATCTTGTCACGTTTTCGTTACAATGCATTTGTTGTCACAGGGGACATAGAAAAAATGTACCGACAAATCGAGGTCGATGAGTCGCAGCGCCATCTGCAATTGATTCTCTGGAGGGATAAATCTACTCAGCCACTAAAAATATTTCAACTAAATACGGTAACTTACGGAACAGCCTCAGCTCCTTTTTTGAGTACGAGATGTCTCTTACAACTATCCAGAGATTGTTTAGAAAATCCCGATGTAGCGAACGTTATTGAACATGATTTCTACGTCGACGACTTAAATACTGGGTCAAGTTCCAAAGAGAAACTGCAAAGTACGATAAAAGGAGTAGTAGAGAAGTTGTCTGAAGCTTGTTTCCCGTTGCGTAAGTTTCGCACAAATGTTCCTGAAATCTTTGATGACATTTCAGTTACAAAACAAAGCCAAGACTTTTGTAAGGACTCTACAGTACTGGGACTGAATTGGTCACCTGAAACTGATACGTTGCGTTTTCTTACTAAGCTTGAATGTAATCTTCCAATTACTAAACGGAATATTCTTTCAGTGTCGTCAAAATTATTTGACCCGCTTGGTTTGCTGTCCGCTACGACAATTATTCCGAAAACTTTGCTGCAGAAATTGTGGCTGCTCAAAAATGGATGGGATGATCCTATACCAGATCAAATCAAAGCTGAGTGGCAGGAGTTCTTAGCTAATTTGAATCAGTTGTCCACTCTTGAGATCCCGAGGCACGTCATTTGCCAAGCTCCAGACAATGTAGAATTACACTGTTTTACTGATGCCTCGCAGATGGCCTACGGTGCATGTTTGTATCTTAAATCTACAGACAATGTAGGTAAGGTTACAGTTCACCTTTTTTGTGCCAAGGCTAAAGTGGCTCCACTGAAGCCGGAACTAACTATTCCTCGGCTAGAGTTGATGGGTGCTTTGTTAGGTGCTCGATTGCTGGCTAAGGTGGTACAGTCGTTAAGCTGTAAAGACATTAAAATATCGCGGTGTTTCCTATGGACGGATTCAACAATCGTCTTGGGATGGATTCATTCTGAACCAAAGACGTTGAAAACGTTTGTTTGTAACCGAATAGAGGAAATTCGTGAACTTACCTCTGAATATGAGTGGAGACATGTACCTACTCACAGCAATCCAGCAGACCTTGCCTCTCGAGGTGTAAAGCCGCAACAACTGAAAGAAAACAACCTGTGGTGGAACGGTGCTCCCTTTCTGATGCAGCCAGAGGGCGAATGGCCAGGTCATCACATAGTGCCTACCACACTTCCTGAAACGAAGGTTAGTTTGAGTTTGCAGTGTGATGAAAATATTGAGTTTGTCCTTTTTCGTACATGTTCAAAGCTTCACAAGATGCAAAGAATCATGGCCTTTGTAATGCGCTTTATACAAAACTGTAAATCCAAGAGTAATAAGATAAAGGGTAGTCTGACACTTAaagaattaataaattcattttttacttTGGCTAAGCTTTCTCAAAGGGATTCCTTCAAACAGGATATCCATTCACTGAAAACTTCGGGTTGTCTTAACCGCAAATCGAGAATCATATCACTGAATCCTTTTTTGGATACTGATGGGGTGCTACGTGTTGGAGGTCGTCTTCACAAGGCATTAGTTCcttacaatcaaaaacatcccaTCATTATTGATTCTAAACATATTTTCacgaaattactttttaaacatGAACACGTTCGTCTTTTACATTGTGGGCCCCTGCAATTGTTGTCTTTGATTCGTGAAGATTTTTGGCCTATCGGTGGTCGTGTATTGGCGACTCAGACAACTAATAATTGCGTACAGTGTACCAAAATGAAAGGCAAAAATATACAGCCTATTATGTCTAACTTACCTGATCCTCGTGTCAATCCAGCTGCTCCGTTTGAGACTTGTGGCACCGATTTTGCAGGTCCCTTCCTTATATTGAATCGCAAAGGCCGTGGCGCAAGAACAAGCAAATGCTACTTGTGTCTCTTTGTTTGCTTTTGCACTAAAGCTCTGCACCTAGAGGTCGTGAGTGAACTAAGCACTAATGCATTCATCCTCTGCTTACGTCGGTTCATCTCTAGACGCGGTAAACCACGCACAATATATTGCGACAATGGCAAAAATTATGTTGGGGcgaataatgaattgaaaagaATGCTTAAAGCCGCTAATGAGTCCGTTACTGATTTCGGTTTATGTGAGGGCATAGAGTTTAAATTCAATCCAGCCTACGCTCCCAACTTTGGTGGTATCTGGGAGGCTGGCGTTAAAGCCGCAAAGTTTCATCTAAAACGTGTAGCAGGAAATAACGGTTTGACCTTTGAGGAATTAACAACGTTGTTCTCTCAAATTGAGGCAATATTAAATTCCCGTCCCCTGACACCTATGTCAGCGGACCCCTCTGATATTACACCTTTAACACCTGGGCACTTCCTTATCGGGCGTCCATTATCGTCGTTACCGGCTCCAACTACGACCAGGATATCGATCAACCGATACCAGCAGTTAGAACGTATGAGACAAACGTTCTGGACACGGTGGTCACGTGAGTTCCTGTGTGAGCTTCAGCAGCGTGTAAAATGGCAGAAGAATGGCGAGCGGAACGTAAAAATTGGAGACATGGTAGTCGTCAAGGATGATCAACTTCCACCAATGAAATGGATCCTAGGACGAATTCACCACATGTATTATGGACCTGATGGAATCTGCAGAGTTGTGGATATCAAGACGTCAAAGGGCATCGTCAAAAGAGCGTTAACAAAAATTTGCGCTCTGCCCACAGGAGATGCCTATGAGCTCCTTGGAACCTCAGCTTCCAAGGGGGGGGAGGATGTTCACGACGTTCAGGGCGAGAGAGGGGACGGGGGAAGGCAGCGGGAGGAAGATGCGCCCGCGGCCTAA